Proteins from a single region of Carassius gibelio isolate Cgi1373 ecotype wild population from Czech Republic chromosome A5, carGib1.2-hapl.c, whole genome shotgun sequence:
- the LOC127995136 gene encoding POU domain, class 2, transcription factor 3-like, whose product MSTEAVEQTESQHEQADIEQNGFTRQIKTENLNDSPHSGASHKTCHLTQGSPVHGGHLTGELSSLHPLPQLVLMPGSHLSSPSSFLLSQAQSGHQALLQPNLLSLPSQSQTGLLPHQPGLALTPQAMGRSGLAGSSMDGHLDMSHLQVPKHMGSPQDEPSDLEELEQFAKAFKQRRIKLGFTQGDVGLAMGKLYGNDFSQTTISRFEALNLSFKNMCKLKPLLEKWLSDAENSPSDSMTSPTTLPPLMEGYGRKRKKRTSIETNIKLTLEKRFLDNPKPNSEEITLISEQLSMEKEVVRVWFCNRRQKEKRIYCPISSSPIKSHNYNPRLPSTSRSFSPLATGGVSSSSSPSSPSRGSSPNTLSTTSSPLTAQGVNQTFNTTGSWYRWNTTSYHH is encoded by the exons ACATTGAACAAAACGGCTTCACCAGACAA ATTAAGACTGAGAACCTGAATGATTCACCTCATTCTGGAGCGTCCCACAAGACATGCCACTTGACTCAGGGATCACCGGTGCATGGAGGTCACCTCACTGGG GAGCTGTCCTCCCTGCACCCTCTGCCCCAGCTCGTCCTGATGCCTGGATCTCACCTGTCCTCTCCTTCATCGTTTCTCCTCTCACAGGCCCAATCAGGACACCAAG CACTGCTGCAGCCCAATCTGCTTTCCTTGCCCTCCCAGTCCCAGACAGGACTCCTGCCGCACCAGCCTGGTCTTGCACTCACACCCCAG GCAATGGGCAGGTCAGGTCTGGCCGGCTCCTCGATGGACGGACACCTGGATATGTCTCACTTACAGGTGCCGAAACATATGGGGTCACCACAAGATGAACCCAGTGACCTGGAGGAACTCGAGCAGTTTGCCAAAGCCTTCAAACAGAGACGCATCAAACTAGGCTTTACTCAG GGTGACGTGGGTCTGGCCATGGGAAAGCTGTATGGAAATGACTTCAGTCAGACTACAATCTCACGCTTTGAGGCTCTCAATCTAAGCTTCAAAAACATGTGCAAGCTCAAGCCCTTGCTGGAGAAGTGGCTGAGTGACGCAG AGAACTCACCATCCGACTCCATGACCAGCCCCACCACCTTACCACCTCTGATGGAGGGTTATGGGAGGAAGAGGAAAAAGAGGACAAGCATTGAAACTAATATCAAACTCACACTAGAGAAACGCTTTTTAGAT AACCCAAAACCCAACTCTGAAGAGATCACACTCATCTCAGAGCAGCTGTCCATGGAGAAAGAAGTAGTGCGGGTTTGGTTCTGCAACCGGCGGCAGAAAGAGAAGCGGATATACTGCCCCATCTCCAGTTCACCCATAAAGTCTCACAACTACAACCCTCGTCTG CCTTCCACTTCCCGCTCATTCAGTCCACTCGCCACTGGAGGTG TGTCATCAAGCTCCTCCCCCAGCAGCCCCAGTCGAGGCTCCTCCCCCAACACTCTCTCCACTACATCCAGTCCACTGACCGCACAGGGGGTCAACCAGACGTTCAACACCACAGG ATCCTGGTATCGCTGGAACACCACATCATACCACCACTGA
- the zgc:194948 gene encoding uroplakin-2, with protein MLNLLFILGILCPLNLAEIEIRLLDPKIDGVLASRFPNSFLLGLPDCSVYGNKSAELLYTELPSNENKTKSFIVPSCSVTRLGLLLQNLKNGTTYNMQYKIAGSNDTSANLTMATTNVIDFQQIDSGLPARSGAMVVITVILSVAMAALLIGLIVVLFSS; from the exons ATGCTGAATCTTCTTTTCATCCTGGGGATCTTGTGTCCCTTAAACTTGGCAG AAATAGAAATTCGACTGCTGGATCCTAAAATAGATGGTGTGCTGGCGAGTCGGTTCCCAAACTCTTTTCTGCTGGGTCTGCCAGACTGCAGCGTTTATGGAAACAAGTCCGCCGAGCTGCTGTACACAGAACTGCCGTCCAATGAAAACA AAACAAAGAGTTTCATCGTCCCATCTTGTTCTGTCACTCGGCTGGGGTTGCTTCTGCAAAACCTAAAAAATGGCACAACATACAA catGCAGTACAAAATTGCAGGCTCAAATGATACAAGTGCAAACTTGACTATGGCGACTACCAATg TCATTGATTTCCAGCAGATAGACAGTGGTCTTCCAGCGCGCAGTGGAGCCATGGTGGTCATCACCGTCATTCTGTCTGTGGCTATGGCGGCCCTCCTCATCGGCCTCATTGTTGTCCTCTTTTCCAGCTAG
- the LOC127995152 gene encoding mucin-5AC-like, translating to MPRSSGVGFRIGSPATMEERRGRYQNLITLHQEGSEVGGLAQLFWTMAVGLGYNDAALKDLFNNCLDDPLPSWEMKGLEILDFWGFTNYLHHRAQWDATTTPECPDKAASSAPQHKMSASPTPQPKMAANLASQPKMAASPAPQHKMADSTPPTPHRRGRRRRQAAAVPEAESEAVPEAVPEAVPEAVPDAVPEAEPDAVPEAVPDAVSEAVPDAVSEAVPDAVPEAEPEAVSEAVPEAVSEAVPDAVPEAEPDAVPEAVPDAVSEAVPDAVPEAEPDAVPEAEPDAVPEAEPDAVPEAEPDAVPEAEPDAVPEAVPDAVPEAVPDAVPEAVPDAVPEAVPDAVPEAVPDAVPEAKPDAVPDAVPEAVPEAVPEVVPEAVPDVVPEAVSVTVPEAVTTRPWWSSAPPWETLAVTTRTWWSSAPPWGTLAVTTRTWWSSAPPWWTLVMTMRTWWSSAPPWWTPASTTETWWSSAPPWRALTLTTRPWWSSAPPWRALALTTRLWWSSAPS from the exons atgcctagatccagcggtgtgggatttcgaatcggttccccagccaccatggaggaacggagggggagataccagaacttaatcacccttcatcaagagggaagtgaggtgggtggcctggcgcaattgttttggactatggcagtcgggctaggttacaatgatgcagcactaaaggatttatttaataattgcctggatgatcctttaccttcatgggagatgaaggggttagagatactggacttttgggggtttaccaattacctgcaccatcgtgcccagtgggatgcaacaaccacaccagagtgtccagacaaggctgccagctcagccccacagcacaagatgagcGCCAGCCCaaccccacagcccaagatggccgccaacctagcgtcacagcccaagatggccgccagcccagcaccacagcacaagatggccgactcaacgccaccgactcctcatcgtagagggcggaggaggagacaggcagctgctgttcccgaggcggagtccgaggcagttcccgaggcggtgcccgaggctgttcccgaggcggtgcccgatgcagttcccgaggcggagcccgatgcagttcccgaggcggtgcccgatgctgtttccgaggcggtgcccgatgctgtttccgaggcggtgcccgatgcagttcccgaggcggagcccgaggcagtttccgaggcggtgcccgaggcagtttccgaggcggtgcccgatgcagttcccgaggcggagcccgatgcagttcccgaggcggtgcccgatgcagtttccgaggcggtgcccgatgcagttcccgaggcggagcccgatgcagttcccgag gcggagcccgatgcagttcccgaggcggagcccgatgcagttcccgaggcggagcccgatgcagttcccgaggcggagcccgatgcagttcccgaggcggtgcccgatgcagttcccgaggcggtgcccgatgcagttcccgaggcggtgcccgatgcagttcccgaggcggtgcccgatgcagttcccgaggcggtgcccgatgcagttcccgaggcgaagcccgatgcagttcccgatgcagttcccgaggcggtgcccgaggcggtgcccgaggttgttcccgaggcggtgcccgatgttgttcccgaggcggtgtccgttacagttcccgaggcggtgaccacaaggccgtggtggtcttcggctccgccctgggagactctggcggtgaccacgaggacgtggtggtcatccgctccgccctgggggactctggcggtgaccacgaggacgtggtggtcgtccgctccaccctggtggactctggtgatgaccatgaggacgtggtggtcttctgctccgccctggtggactccggcctcgaccacagagacgtggtggtcttccgctccgccctggagggctttgactttaaCCACAAGGccatggtggtcttccgctccgccctggagggctctggccttgaccacacgactgtggtggtcatctgctccgtcctag